From the Euphorbia lathyris chromosome 6, ddEupLath1.1, whole genome shotgun sequence genome, one window contains:
- the LOC136231889 gene encoding tryptophan synthase beta chain 1-like, translated as MYMMTSSSPQNLCPSVHLSNLITHERRTSQAAFAKTIVRENENLNSTKLDLGVKVPKISSDEGKFGRFGGKFVPEILISSLSKLEDQFNYLLQEPQFQEELATALKEYVGRASPLYFGERLTNHYKNEKGEGPHIYLKREDLNHCGSHKINNAIGQAMIAKRMGLKLVVTATGAGQHGVATAAACSKLSLDCTVFMGTSDMEKQSSNLLLMKLLGAQVKPVEGNFKEASSEAVREWVCKLETSYYLSGTVVGPHPCPTMVREFQGVIGKETRRQAMEKWGGKPDVIIACVGSGSNALGIFHEFIEDEQVRLIGVEAAGFGLDSGKHAATLAKGEVGVYHGAMTYLLQDHYGQIIAPHSIGVGLEYPGVSPELSFLKHTGRAEFYSATDKEAVDAYKRLCRLEGIVPALEASHALAFLEKLCPTLTNSTKVVINCSGRGDKDVSTVYNYEH; from the exons ATGTATATGATGACTTCTTCTAGCCCACAAAACCTGTGTCCTTCTGTTCATCTTAGCAATTTAATTACTCATGAGAGAAGGACTTCTCAGGCAGCTTTTGCCAAAACCATAGTCAGAGAAAATGAAAATCTCAACTCAACAAAATTAGATTTAGGTGTTAAAGTACCTAAAATCAGTAGTGATGAAGGCAAATTTGGAAGGTTTGGAGGCAAGTTTGTGCCTGAAATACTCATTTCATCCTTGTCCAAGCTTGAAGATCAATTTAATTATCTTCTACAAGAACCTCAGTTTCAG GAGGAGCTCGCAACAGCCTTAAAAGAGTATGTAGGAAGAGCGAGTCCTTTATATTTTGGAGAGAGGCTTACAAATCACTACAAGAATGAAAAAGGAGAAGGACCTCATATTTACTTGAAGAGAGAAGATCTTAACCATTGTGGATCACACAAAATCAACAATGCTATTGGACAGGCTATGATTGCCAAAAGAATGGGTCTCAAATTAGTTGTGACGGCCACCGGGGCCGGACAACACGGGGTTGCTACGGCTGCTGCATGTTCTAAGCTGTCTTTGGATTGTACTGTTTTCATGGGAACTTCTGATATGGAAAAACAATCCTCAAACCTACTACTGATGAAGCTATTAGGAGCTCAG GTAAAGCCAGTGGAAGGGAATTTCAAAGAAGCAAGCTCAGAAGCAGTAAGAGAATGGGTATGCAAATTAGAGACATCTTACTACCTCTCTGGAACAGTAGTTGGGCCACATCCATGTCCAACCATGGTTCGTGAATTTCAG GGAGTAATAGGGAAGGAAACAAGAAGGCAAGCAATGGAGAAATGGGGAGGAAAACCAGATGTAATAATAGCATGTGTAGGAAGTGGATCAAATGCATTGGGTATATTTCATGAATTTATAGAAGATGAACAAGTTAGACTCATCGGAGTTGAAGCTGCTGGTTTTGGGTTAGATAGTGGTAAACATGCTGCCACTTTGGCTAAAGGTGAAGTTGGTGTTTATCATGGAGCCATGACTTACTTGTTACAAGATCATTATGGCCAAATCATTGCTCCACATTCAATTGGTGTAGG GCTAGAATATCCGGGGGTTAGTCCAGAACTGAGTTTTCTTAAACATACAGGTCGTGCTGAATTTTATTCTGCCACAGATAAAGAAGCTGTTGATG CATACAAAAGATTATGCAGATTAGAGGGTATAGTTCCAGCATTGGAGGCATCGCATGCATTAGCATTTTTGGAGAAACTTTGTCCAACTCTAACTAATTCCACCAAAGTCGTTATAAATTGTAGTGGTCGTGGCGATAAAGATGTTTCCACCGTCTATAATTACGAGCACTAA